DNA sequence from the Grus americana isolate bGruAme1 chromosome Z, bGruAme1.mat, whole genome shotgun sequence genome:
TTTCAgcttgtgctgttttctttatgaAGATGCATAAAGAACACCTGACaggtattttgttgtttgtaaaTTTTGATGTTTTGGGGGGAATTTAACATTAGAAATTCAGGTCTTGCTTCCCATTCTTTGCTTTGTGGATGACTGGAAAATGACAAGGATTAAGACTTCAAAGGTGGCAAAAGTGTATTTCCGCTGAAGTGGAACCCCGGTAACCTAGACTGAATGAGCCTCTCTCAAACAATACTTTGTACAGATTTAGCTGTGTTGGATTAAATCTAATTAACCGTTGCAATCTTCCTGTGTAGAGGCAGCCTGAGAAAACACTTACGAGTGAGTACCTTTGGTCATGACTCAGTGGCCCCTAAGTGGTGAATAAAACAATGTGTCTATTTCCATATTCcctgaatggggaaaaaataacttttattcaTTCATCATAACAACATCAAGAGAACAaaactgatttgtttttcctttcaaggTCATTTGTAACATTGATGCAACAGTAAACATTAATATTAACCTTTCACATTACTTCTGCATCAAAATTAAGCACAAAATACTGGCAACACTACAGAAGAACTTCACTTCTCAAGACATTTgccattttcctgctttgagcattttctaaaaaaaaatagtttcaactGAGGGAGCAGTACTCCCATatatgtaattaattttaaaatcaatacagCAGAAATCAGGATTTATAGTTTCAGCAAAGATACCAGTTAGAACATCTGATCTGCTAGttgattttttctgaaaaagaattcatatttttttaaagatacgTTTTTAGCTTCAAATATTTAACAACTTCATTGTGAGATTAAAAGGCTACAAATTGTCATTTCCATTTATAATAtcataaaaacatttgaaaagtaTATTGTATCTGTATGTTGTATTTGTAGGGACCAGTTTATACCCAGTGAATAACTTAATATTGACATATGTTCCACATAATTTCTCTGCCTTAAAAAGATTTCCACGTAATCCTTGTTTCTGCCTGGTATATGCAGATGCTGATCAAGCATAATCTCCTGAAGTAAGATGCAGAACCTGAATGGAACCAAATACTCCATCACCTTCACCATGTTTCCACCAGTACTTAGTAGCTCTTAAAAGGTACACAACTTCACTTTTGGAACATGCTCATTTTTTGGATGCTTAATGTGCAAACTTGGGtggtgtttgtttggtttgttgtttggggtttttttgtttttcctaacaTAGTGAACACTTCTTGTTTGGGTATGTGCAGAGACTAGACTTTGCCAGCCAATCCAGAAATGACCAAGAGTCAGTGCTGGACAGTCCAtctctagttaaaaaaaaaaaaaaaaaaagtgatgggTGCTGGTTCCTCTTGAGGGACAAGAAACTAAACAAGTGTGACAATCACATGCGAGTAAGTCAAATGTGATAGCATAGTGCAGCTCACTGTGGGCCTTCCCAGCTGCCCCCAGAATGCTATGCATCCCAGGTTAGCAGAGCTGTGATGGGAGGAGGGCAAAGGACACCGTGGCTTTCAATACCCGTATTTTGTGgggaagaattaattttgtcaATTGTGATACAAATTTGCATCTTTGCTTATTCTAGCTACCTTTGAGAATCAACGGTGAGTTTGTCTGCCTTCTAGCAGTTGTCACTAGAGATTGGAGAGATTTTTGTCTCAAAATTGATTTCAAGATTTAAATTTGTAGTTTCAGGTCAGCACTTGATATACAACTCTGTTGTGTAGAGATGTAAACCATACGCCTTTACTTTCCAGATGTCAAACGTTCCCTTCTTCAAAATACACATATTATGAACTTTTGGACATCTTTATATTTTTACGTAAAAAGGTATTTACAGGGAGTGTATGTTTATCATCCACTTGAAATTGTCTTATACTAACAGCACAGCTAAATAACATTACATTTATTTGTTAGGCATGAATTTTGAATGAAGCTGGAAGAAGGCAGATAGTACCCactctgtattttcagaaaaaagtatCTCATTTCAGTATACAGAAATTCACATTATACAGACACAATTTCAATACAATTAATTTCTGTAAGCTATGACAGAGCACATTCAATAATTATCAGTCTTTAGAAGATGAGTTATGCTAAATGCAATACCAGAAATCAAGCATCTATGGAATATGCACAAAGACAAGGCAGATGTTTGGAATTGCAGAATACTAAATGGGAAGGAAAGATTTTAGATAGAGATACTTAAAAAATACGTAACACCTTGGAGGCAAAGGAATGTTTCCCATATGTAAGAAATTCAGTCCTTTGCTTAAAGTCAGGCAAACTGAGGACTTTAATCTCCTTGGTGAATATCATAGCTGTCAGACTGGGTTTTTAGgtctgtgtgttgggtttgtgtggcaaggttttggtagtgggggggctacagggacACCTTCTGCAAGGAGCTGCTAGAcgcttcccccatgtctgacagagcctatgccagccggctccaagatggacccgcccctggccatGGCCGAGCCCATCACCCATaatggtagtgcctctggggtaacagagttaagaagggggaaaacataaaaaaaaaaaaaaaaggcacagtagtttttgcagccagagagaggagtgagaagatgtgagagaagcaactttgcagacaccaaggtaagtgaagaaggagggggaggaggtgctccaggcactggagcagagatgcccctggagaagaccatggtgacaCAGgctgtccacctgcagcccatggaggaccccaagccggagcaggtggagacacctgaagcaggctgtgaccccatgggaagcccacactggagcaggctcctggcaggccctgtggtcccatggagagaggagcccacggcggagcagatttgctggcaggacttgtgaccccgtgggggggTCagacgctggagcagtctgttcctgaaggtctgcaccccgtgggaaggacccacgctggagcagttggtgaaggactgcagcccgtgggaaggactcccgctgcagaaggtggtggaggactgtctcccgtgggagggcccccaggctggagcaggggccgagtgtgaggagtcctccccctgaggaggaaggagcggcagagacagcgtgtgaggaactgaccccaacccccattccccgtccccctgtgctgctgtgggggaggagggagagaaatggggagtgaagttgggccgggcaggagggagggctggggggacggGGTTTAAGCTTTGGCTGTATTTCTCATCGCTCTGCTCTGATTTGCTCGGTgataaattagatttttttttttttttcctgagtggagtctgtttttcccgtgacggtaactggtgagtgatctctccctgcccttatctcaacccaccagCCTCTCATgatattttctcccccctgcccagctgaggagggcagtgacagagcagctttgggggcacccggcctccagcctgggtcagcccaCCAGTCTGAGCAGGAGCACAGAGCTCTTCCTTGTTCCCAAGCACGTGTGTCCTTGCTGATCAAGACAACATTTGGATGTATCCTATCTTGAAAAGAAACCCAGGCTTGTGACTGAGCAGAAACATCCAGGTTTTTGGGAGTTTGGAACTACATAAAGTAACGGACCCTAGTTCAGATacagcccctgcctccccccactcttcctctttttaaatgAGCAGATTCCAGCAATCCAATAGCCTGAGAAGCCCAAGTTGATTGACATGCCTAATTGTCAATGAGAGCAGAGTTTGGTCATTTTACATGAGATTATTCAGGACTTCTTGCTCGCTGTGCTGGCTTCTTGACTTGGCTCCTAGGCATCGTGTGCTGAACTTGAGCTCTCCAGCGCTCTGTGCATCACACCGACTTCCAGTGGGCAGCCAGGCGGCTAAAGAAAGCTCACAGTCTTTAGCTGGAATTCCCTGGGCAGAGCTATGCATGCAACGCAGCTCTGCAACATGAATTTGAAAACATTATGAAAACAATATACCACATATTCCTCAGTTTGCAGAAAGTAGCATCATTAGTTCACTATATCTTTTCATGTACTCTCTAAGCTATTTAACTCATTCCAAGGCAGAGTGCCTTACATTACAGAACTGCTATCTTTTGTGGTATGTATAATTACAATCAGGTAGTGCAGTGAATATGTACATATTGTAACAggttttttaccttttaatCCCCTgttaaaaattcattaattgCTTAATCTGCTCACTCTGTAATGACTGCCTCCTTAGTAAGGTTTTCTTATTTTCGGTCTCCCTAGGGAAGGCAGGTGCTGCTGGTACCAAGTGTTTGTGTCCACAAGAAATCATCCCAGAAGCCCTGTTCATGAAAGCAGTATCTGTAATTGGGGGGTAAGGATTCACATTCAGTGGTGGAAGAAAACCTGGTCTTGTCTGAGCAGCTTGATCCAACAACAAGGCTCCTGAATCCCATCTTTCTAACAAAGATTGATTTCTCCTGCTCAGAGTAACAAGAGGCATGCTTTCCACTTCTTCTCTAGAACTTGGTAACAAAGAGTGAGATGGAGaaagaatctttttctttcctatcatTGACTTAttgtcttctgcagcagcaggacttAGACTGGTAGTTAACTGAGAATCAGAGCTGCAGTGATTTGCTCCTAAATTTGTCTTCTGGATAATACTTCTGATGTTTGAAACAAAGCTGATTTGTCCCGAAATGGCATCCTTACCCTCAGGAATCCCACTGGGGTTATATTCCTCTTCAGCATAAGGAGTCTGGGAGTTTATCTCATCATCTGATAATTTACTTGATCCAGTTTGATCAAGGGTTTTCAATAAATGAGGAGTGTCTTTTATGTCAATACTTTGGTGCCTAGTGATGAATCTGTTTGATGAGCCAAGGCCACTGATATTAAAAGAAACCTCTTCTTCTTCTGGAGTAACAGCCTGAAGTTCTTGTAAAGAGGCAATTTTATCCTGGTGAAACATTGACAGAGAGCTTTTTATCCAAGGCTCAGAGTGTAGCCACTGCACTCGTGCCATCTGAGACCCTACTTTTCTTGAGCTGGATTTTCTCATCGGTGAAACTGTTTGAGATGAGTTGTCCACCCTTCTGGATCTAGGAGGATCCAGCTCTTTAAAGCTGAAGAATGCTTTTTTAGTTTCATTTGGACTTGCATCTGGGGatagagatgttttcaattctatTTCCGATGGGGAAGTGCAAGCAATTGGAGAACAGCATTCCTCGAAGTCTTCAGGAGGCATGTTTAAgtactgctttgttttcagccTCCCCGACAGGGACTTGTGTACTGTGATGATGATGACTTCTTTTCCTTGCTCCCTGCAGGCATTAAGAAGAACTTCCAGGGTCTCTCTGTCTTCAGAGTTTATTGCATACACAAGCGCAGAGCAATTGGAGTGATCTTGCAGGCTTGGGTCAGCTCCCTTGCTCAGTAGCAGAGATACCACTTCAGGGCCTGCTTTTTCCATACAAGCGtgcatcaaggctgtctttccagaTTTGTCCTGTATATTCGGatcagctttgttttccagtaggtatttaactattttttccttgctgacACTCTGGGCGTCCGCATGTTTTGTCCTACAAGCAACCATTAAAGGGGTTTCACCTCTGTCATTGCTCTCGTTGATGTAGGCACCACCCTCTACCAACAGTCTAGTGAGACGAAGGCGGCATTGGTAGACCGCTTTTATCAGGGAAATCCCTTCCGGTGTTTCGGTCATTGCACTTGTCTCACTCACACCTTCCTAGCGGCTGGAAAGAACAAGTGGTTTTCAGAGACAGCAAAGAGCTCCACATCCcgaaaagaaagagaaaaaagaggatTTAACTGAATGAATTGCTCCAGTAAATACTCCAGTACTTTGTGAAAAGAGTAtgaagagaaggggagggggaaaaagaagaaagaaaaagtaattccCACCTCCTAGACTTCAAGAAATGCatgacaaatttaaaataatatctggGTATAATTATATCATTTATAAATGCTTAAAGTATggctgtcacttttttttttactttttttttttatttttctggactGCTCTCCCTTTTGTCGCACTCTGCCAAAtaagctgcaaaaaaaaagtttaattctcTACACTTTAATGGATTTATACTGACAACATCCAAGTGGCTGTGTTACAGTTGTACCACTTCTGATTTGCATCAGTGCAAGAAACAAGAACTGAACAAatcctgcagcatttttttcagtgatgcgAGACACTGTGTCACGTTCACTTATTCTTCCTCATAAAACGACAATGCTAAATGTCtagaaattaatgagaaaaaattcATGGGTCCtaataaacatgaaaagcaagcataataaaatattttttatctaAGAAGAAACTGTTAAATGGCTGGAACATAAATGTTAATGTCTTTTGTAAAAGTAATTACATTTGTGGAAGTACACTACCTTCTCTatgctgctttgaaaacattCTAGTCTGAGTAAAATGCATAAGCAAAGTGATATACAGCCTGCCCCACTCCTCTTGGGGATGAGTGGGCTGAAAGGAGTCCAGTACCTGGGCAGAAAGTATCAGCTctagaacaaaacaaatgtttgaTAGCACCAAAGAAAATCTAGatgtttcataaaaaaaaaaaaaaattaagagcttAATGTGGTACAAATAATGAAAGGTCTTGTATGAATGTTCATCTGCATACATGCAAATAATacaattaaattacttttatttatgtcTTTCATGTGCTTGCTTACCCAAGTGTAGGGAAAacctttagagaaaaaaaaaatcaataattaaCGGTTGACAAAGCAATACAATTCCAAGACAGGATTAGGCATGGATatgaaaattatgtttgttCATTTATAGTATAtttctagagaaagaaaagtgtttaATTAGTTtaactgcaaaggaaaataacagagaCTCATTTTTATTTACCGTTGAAAGTGCTAGTAACGTTCTGGTGAATGACTGAAGAGCAGTAATAtcactctgtttttcttcaatattGGATCTTCACTTTGAATTCCAAAATCAAAGGATGATATCAATGTAGTTTGTTCCAAAAgttgaacaaacaaacaaacaaacagtcaGCTGAAATACACATGACATCTTTTTATCACTGATTTCCTCCCTCCACCATTTATTTCACTCCATAGCATTGTGCTCTGCAGCTACAGGTGCTTTTGCTCAACAGAGACATTCAGTGGCTTACCAGTCAGAATGAGAACAATTAATACATGCAACATGTTAAGTATTATACTATTATGCAATAGAGTTGGGTTTTGGTAACATGGTGTAATAATGGTCATGCATAGCATGTGTTTGGGTAAGATACCTCACAACACTTAGTAtgtcggggaggggggggaggaacaacaaaaaaaaacccaaaaaaacaaaccaaaacaaaaaaccccccacaaaaccaagaGACAAATGCATGAGATGAACCAGTTCACCTTTGGTAGCATTTATTTCTGGGCGTATGACCCTCACAAAGACTGTTCATTTTGTATCTATGACTATAGTCCTGTTCTGGGAAATTAAGGAGGATGAAAGAAGGCCAGAACTTCTCTGTCTGTCTGAGTAAACACCCCACTTCTGATCACTGGTGAGAATGGGGACACTGCTGTGGTACTATCATCTTCTTTTGActggttgttggggtttttttccctctctgtcttgataaataatttttaaaatgtatttgcattgAAATTACTTTAAGGATTCATTCCATTATACTGAAAATACATGATTCAGTAGTGTCTATCTCAGCTTTCATTGATGtgtaaattattattatgaaaTAGGTATTTTTGACAAGTAATATATTCAAGATTATTATCAAgtcttttataaaaaagtaTCCGATTAATTTGCGCGTTTAGGTTTCCAGACACAAACTAAAGAGAAAGATATTTTAGATAGCACACATACTGGAATTATGCTTGCGTTCTCCCTTGTTTTTGACCTACCTGGAAGTCATTGGtgattttacatttctttcatatttacCTAAATGTCTTCTGACACTTAACTGCTTGCTTTACTAAAGTGATGGCATATAGCACTTGCTACACAAGTCTTTTCATCTGTAGAAAT
Encoded proteins:
- the ANKRD34B gene encoding ankyrin repeat domain-containing protein 34B gives rise to the protein MTETPEGISLIKAVYQCRLRLTRLLVEGGAYINESNDRGETPLMVACRTKHADAQSVSKEKIVKYLLENKADPNIQDKSGKTALMHACMEKAGPEVVSLLLSKGADPSLQDHSNCSALVYAINSEDRETLEVLLNACREQGKEVIIITVHKSLSGRLKTKQYLNMPPEDFEECCSPIACTSPSEIELKTSLSPDASPNETKKAFFSFKELDPPRSRRVDNSSQTVSPMRKSSSRKVGSQMARVQWLHSEPWIKSSLSMFHQDKIASLQELQAVTPEEEEVSFNISGLGSSNRFITRHQSIDIKDTPHLLKTLDQTGSSKLSDDEINSQTPYAEEEYNPSGIPEGKDAISGQISFVSNIRSIIQKTNLGANHCSSDSQLTTSLSPAAAEDNKSMIGKKKILSPSHSLLPSSREEVESMPLVTLSRRNQSLLERWDSGALLLDQAAQTRPGFLPPLNVNPYPPITDTAFMNRASGMISCGHKHLVPAAPAFPRETENKKTLLRRQSLQSEQIKQLMNF